In a single window of the Raphanus sativus cultivar WK10039 chromosome 9, ASM80110v3, whole genome shotgun sequence genome:
- the LOC108826006 gene encoding LOW QUALITY PROTEIN: squamosa promoter-binding-like protein 6 (The sequence of the model RefSeq protein was modified relative to this genomic sequence to represent the inferred CDS: inserted 2 bases in 1 codon; deleted 2 bases in 1 codon; substituted 1 base at 1 genomic stop codon) codes for MKSPLPPSDSFPENPRSMSLGLSNEFDKDDVNGFSALSSSLWMDENLSSSSSNLSRLDFKLRSFMDYGNYDGRDFTLAAKKPRASSSPLCQVYGCNMDLSSSKDYHKRHRVCETHSKSSMVIVNGIEQRFCQQCSRFHFLSEFDDGKRSCRRRLAGHNERRRKPSFYFLPGKQQKNRHKLVPQGNKFPGSFLYRVMDEQDHHRASRLVSFKDEPTCGAHSHLSAHSQQHVSXNXPNKIFSITQPNKTFSHSTISYHHMQPPLRTDLGKTKTSTSSSTVDLMQLSLHLRRIEQQQRSFTGDVKQEYNNELYFP; via the exons ATGAAATCTCCCCTTCCACCTTCTGATTCCTTTCCTGAGAATCCAAGATCCATGTCTCTGGGACTCTCTAATGAGTTTGACAAGGATGATGTTAATGGATTCAGTGCTCTTTCTTCCAGTTTGTGGATG GATGAGAacctgtcttcttcttcttcaaacttGTCTAGGCTAGATTTCAAACTTAGGAGCTTTATGGATTACGGGAACTATGATGGTAGAGACTTTACTCTTGCGGCTAAAAAGCCTCGAGCTTCAAGCTCTCCTTTGTGTCAAGTCTATGGTTGCAATATGGATCTCAGCTCTTCTAAAGATTACCACAAAAGGCATAGAGTTTGCGAGACTCACTCAAAGTCTTCTATGGTTATAGTTAACGGTATTGAACAGAGGTTCTGCCAACAGTGCAGCAGGTTTCATTTCCTCTCAGAGTTTGATGATGGGAAAAGAAGTTGCAGAAGACGATTAGCAGGTCACAATGAGCGAAGAAGGAAGCCTTCTTTCTATTTCCTACCAGGTAAGCAGCAGAAGAACCGGCATAAGCTTGTTCCTCAAG GTAACAAGTTTCCTGGTAGTTTCTTGTACAGAGTGATGGATGAGCAAGACCACCACCGTGCAAGTAGACTCGTGAGTTTCAAAGACGAACCTACTTGTGGTGCTCACTCTCATCTGTCAGCTCACTCCCAACAACACGTCTCCTGAAA tccaaacaaaattttctcAATTACTCAACCAAACAAAACTTTCAGTCACTCAACAATAAGCTATCATCACATGCAACCACCGTTGAGGACAGATCTTGGCAAGACCAAAACTAGTACTTCATCATCCACAGTTGATCTGATGCAACTGTCATTGCATCTTAGAAGAATCGAGCAACAACAAAGGAGTTTCACTGGTGATGTGAAGCAGGAATATAATAATGAGCTTTATTTTCCCTAG
- the LOC108826482 gene encoding protein CRABS CLAW encodes MNLEEKPTMASRASPQAEHLYYVRCSICNTILAVGIPMKRMLDTVTVKCGHCGNLSFLTTSPPLQGHVSLTLQMQSFGGSEYKKGSSSSSSSSTSSDQPPSPRPPFVVKPPEKKQRLPSAYNRFMRDEIQRIKSANPEIPHREAFSAAAKNWAKYIPNSPTSITSGGSNIHGFGFGEKK; translated from the exons ATGAACCTTGAAGAGAAACCAACCATGGCTTCAAGGGCTTCACCTCAAGCCGAACATCTCTACTACGTCCGGTGCAGCATCTGCAACACAATTCTCGCG GTTGGGATACCAATGAAGAGAATGCTTGACACTGTAACGGTGAAATGTGGCCATTGTGGTAACCTCTCGTTTCTCACCACAAGCCCTCCTCTGCAAGGCCATGTCAGCCTCACTCTTCAG ATGCAGAGCTTTGGTGGGAGTGAGTATAAGAAGGGAagctcttcttcctcctcgtcttctACCTCCAGTGACCAGCCACCATCTCCTCGACCACCCTTTGTCGTTAAAC CTCCTGAGAAGAAGCAGAGACTTCCATCGGCTTACAACCGCTTCATGAG ggaTGAGATACAACGCATCAAGAGTGCGAATCCGGAAATACCACATCGTGAAGCTTTCAGCGCTGCTGCCaaaaat TGGGCTAAGTACATACCCAATTCTCCTACTTCCATTACTTCCGGAGGCAGCAACATCCAC GGTTTCGGATTTGGTGAGAAGAAGTGA